Part of the Chanos chanos chromosome 5, fChaCha1.1, whole genome shotgun sequence genome, agatatctTTAGGCTTAGTGCTATAGCTCTTTAGGATAGTGCTATaacccagtcaaaccagtgtgtgagagtgttattttgctgttgtttatttctctgtgtagcgcacacgcgtgtgtgtgtgtgttttaatctccATTCTTATTCTATATCATTTAAAAGTAAATCCCTTTTAGCGGTGCCTGAGCCACTCcattctctgtcactctgtatgtgtgtgtgagtgtgtgtgttaatgttataGTGTTGTTTATAAGTAAAATGGTGACTTCGCTTAATTTCCAGGGGTATTTTCCGATTTTTGGTTTGTGGCACGCAGTTGGTATTGATGGAGATAAAGGCAGTTGATGTGATTATTTAACAGGTTTACCTGATGAACATTTCATGCATAACTTCAAAGTAGTagcaaaataaactaaaatctTCAAGTGTAAGGAGAGCTCAAATGCAAACACAAGTGAAAAACCATTGACCTGCTTGCTCTTTCCATGAGCCAAAGCAATCTACTAAAATTTGAAAGGGCCACCTTTTTATTTTATCCCTCTCCATTCCAATAAACATACAGAATGGCCATCAGATGTCTATTAACAACAATGACAGTCAATGCCTTGCATTCAGTGATGTGCACCTTTAATAATGCCTGGAACAGGTAGAGTTAGGAGTTAGaccatgctctgtgtgtgtgtgtaggtgtgtgtgtgtgtgtgtgcgtgtgtgtgtgtgcgtgcacgcatggatgcgtgtgtgtgcgtacgtgcgtgcgtgtgtgcgtgtgtatgttgatatctgtctgtctgtatcttttGTTTATAGGTAATGACCTGTTTCTGGTGCCAGTACATGAGTTAGGCcatgctctgtgtttgtctgtgtgtgtgtgtgtgtgttaatctctttctgtgttgttttatagGTAATGACCTGTTTCTGGTGGCGGTACATGGGTTAGGccatgctctgtgtttttctgtgtttgtgtgtgtttgtgtgtttttgtatgtgtgtatgtgttaatctctctatgtttttttataatctctctctgtgttgttttatagGTAATGACCTGTTTCTGGTGGCGGTACATGAGTTAGGCCATGCTTTGGGACTAGAGCATTCCAATGATCCCACAGCCATCATGGCTCCCTTTTATCAGTACATGGACACAGACAATTTTAAACTACCACACGATGATCTACAGGGAATTCAGAAAATCTATGGTAGGTTTTATGAATCCAGCCTGATAGTCCACATTACAATGTGCACCACATTACAAATACAGTAAACCACTTTTGTGATTCACCGTTTTGTGAATTCTGACCAGGCAGTCATGTTTTGCAAAATTTACCACCAGGCGTATAGGTACAGAATATAGCCTCTGGCATTTCTGAGGCTAGGCCAAATTTCCAAAATCTACTGAAATGCAAATGTCGATGAATAAGAGTTTCTTTAGCCTTGAAGTTTAGAATGGCATACAGTGTATACGAATGTATAATTCATACCCATTGTAATGGAGAACATAGTGATGCTGTGGAAGAAGAATTAGCATCCAGCTCTAACTGTGAATTTGaatatgtaataaaaataaGCTGTCACATATCTTATGCTAATTCATAAATATTGCATGTCCTTCATGGACAGATAGCTATCATGAGTAATGCTGTGTGGAGGTGCAGCTCTGCCCACAGGGGTCTCTGTCATCACTCTGTAGAGGAAAGTTCCCTTTTTCTTTGAGTTAGCATAACATAAACCAATGCTTACAGACATAACCATTCATAACAACTTTTTCTACAAAACCtcaaaacactcaaataaaGTCAAATATCTACTTTTTATTTCCCACAATTCCAGGTCCACCAGACAAGAACCCCCAGCCAACCAGACTGCTCACGACTGCCCCGTCCCCACGTTTACATTCTGACCCCCGAAAGCACGACCGCCAGAGTCGTCCCCACAGACCCCCCCAGAAGGCCAAACCTGCCCACCCCAATTCCAAACCCAACATCTGTGACGGGGGCTTCAACACTCTAGCCATCCTACGACAGGAGCTGTTTGTCTTCAAGGTGAGAAAGGATTGCTTGACTTCTGATCATTATCAAGCATTATCAAGCATTATCTGTCCAGTGGTTTTATCACCACAATCTTTGTCAAAACTAGCTTTTCGTTTTGAGGTCaaatacagaaaacattttatgacCAGTCAGACATACTGAGATGAGGATAGCATTGATTTTCATGAGTAAATTTAGCCAGATACATGGATGTGATGAATTAAAAGTGGTACCCATTTCTCTGTGGCTAAAGATAGTCCTCAGTTAAGTCTGGTGTTTACGTGTCAGACACCATCCTGCTGAGTGATTTTCTGTCAACACCTGAGCCAGTGAATGGATGGACAGTAGTATTTCTGCAAAACTCTGAGGAGTCAAAATCTTCAGACAATATGATTTGAAAGAGCTTCCAGGATAAATAGACATACTCATCAGTGTCTGATGACGATGGACAGCCATGATGGTTTTCTAAGTCAGAGCCATGTTTCTTATAAACATCCTGGAGAggcatcctcctctctcagcctcCTTTATTTTGCCTTTACAGTTCCTGTCCTGGTCCTCATGCATCCTTACCACATCCCCTCAAAACCAATGAAAAAGCAAAAGCGTCTGCACTAAGAAAATACTGTCAAACTATTCGGTAATATCTGAAGTCGGGCCAGAGCCCCTGAGAATGTAATGGCGTGTGTCTTTGCAGGACCAGTGGTTCTGGAGGGTGCGGGACAATTCGGTGGTGCCTGGATATCCAATGCAGATCAACTACTTCTGGAGAGGCTTGCCACCCAAGATCGACGCAGTGTATGAGAACAGTGAGGGAAAGTTTGTCTTCTTTAAAGGTAAGAAGACATGATTATACCAATGATTATTGCTGTTTCATTGTAATATCACCTTGTTTCACTGTTGCCAAAGTTGTGCAATTAGTATTCAAACGTACTTCACAACACCCTATAAGAGATGACGCATGCTGACtattcatcatttttaaatgagatgGATTCATCTGaacaaaaaaggctttttgaAAGCATTTTCGTGCATaaatttcttttgttcttttatgtcTGCTTGTATAGGCTTTTAACGTCATCAGAACACCAACActagtgttttctttttattcctttctttttttctctctttttagtACTTTTATATGAATTTTACATGAACCATATTGTATGAATTGCGAACTTCCCTTGTTGTTTCACCAGGTGAAAAAATGAACGACCCTGTTCACAtgcatctgcagtgtttgtacCTTTTGGCAAACGCCGAGTACAATCACTTTCcttctcattcacactctctctcactctccctctctctctctctctctgcatctgtgtgtgtgtgtgtctgtctggtctCTGTATTGTTAAAGGAAACCAGTTCTGGGTGTTCAAGGACACGACGCTCCAGCCTACTTATCCCCAGGACATCTCCCTCTTCGGCAGCGGCATGCCAACACAGAACATCGAGACGGCCGTTTGGTGGGAGGACGTCGCTAAGACGTATTTCTTCAAAGGAGACCGGTAGGCAGCACTCCATCTACAGGAGCGAGAGTGCCACCTTCTGTTGACTGCATGTAATTTATCGCCCAGCTGTGAGGTTGGCTGTGCTGTGCGGTTGAGATAAAGTAAATGAATATGATAAGAACATATTAAACACCGCAAGAATTTGTATTAGTTGTGATACGTTCCAGAGTGTGCAATGGCAGATAACAGAAAAGTATGTTAGGTATCTAAAAAAATGATAAGATActatttttgaaattttttaGCCTGGTGTTTCTTGTTACCATTTGCTACTgaactgttgttctttttttacagCATATCGCATTTGTTAATTTCAGTGTGGCATGTTCAGTTTAGTGGGGTCTTACATTTTTCttactacagaaaaaaagaaaacatttctgcATTTCACATTTCCTCCCAGTGTCATTGCCTTCAGTTAGTTTAAAATCTCACTTTTGATTATCTTACTCTGATCTTGATATGGAGTGTGAATGTTCATGTTTCTAACTATAGATCTTGCCACAAAAGAATTGGGAGACCTTTTAAGTTGTTCATccagaaaatacattttgctCATTATCTGAAAATGTTATTGCTTCAGCTGCATGATAGACCGTAATGGCAACAACTACATGTTAAAATGGCATCATGTCAGCTATATGATAGACCATAATGGCAACAACTACATGTTTAAATGGCACCGTGTCAGCTATATGATAGACCGTAATGGCAACAGCTACATGTTTAAATGGCACCATGTCAGCTACATGTAAGAATGTTAGAGTGTCAGCTACATGTCAAATGGCATGGGGTAGGCTACATGTCAAAATGTTATGGTGTCAGCTGATGTTAATATTCATCATCTAGATGTTGAGGAAGACATACCATGTTATTGTCATTCAGTCCAATGGCTTTTTGCTTCAGGTACTGGAGATACAATGAAGAGATGAGGACCATGGACCCCGGCTACCCTAAACCCATTACTGTTTGGAAGGGCATCCCCGACTCACCTCAGGGAGCCTTTGTGGACAAGGCCAATGGTAAATCCTTCCTAGATGCTTTAGCACTTAGTTACTAAATCAGTTTCAACATAAGCACCCTGCCTTTAAAAGCCTCCTTTATCAATGGTGTaaaatttatttgtttcattcagaGTAAGATAACATGGGGCTAGTTTATTTAAGCTACTCTGGCCTTGTTTTACATATTGCTACATGCATACTTGATTAATGTAAAGTCACTGGGTGAGATACTGAGGAGTCATGCCACATTAGCTTTGGCCATTTCTGATCACAACCTTTTCATGTTTACAGATATGCCTTTATCATTGCATTTACTAAGCAACTGTAATTCCTGCTCCTCTTCTCATGTCCTTTACAGGATTTACATACTTCTACAAGGGCAAAGAATACTGGAAGTTTAACAACCAGAGGTTGCGGGTGGAGCAGGGGTACCCCAGGTCCATTCTGAGGGACTTCATGGGCTGCGACGGACTGCCGGCAGACCCAGACTGGGACTGGAGCCCCCCGCAGGAGGACGAGGAGCTGCACTATGACAACGACAACCATGACGACGTAGACATCGTGCTGAAGCTGGCGAACGCAGGGGGCACAGAGCAGGCGGTGGCCATAGCCATCCCCTGCATTTTAGCCCTCTGCATGATGGTGCTGCTTTACACGATATTCCGCTTCAAGAGGAAGGACACCCAGCGCCACATACTGTACTGCAAACGCTCCATGCAGGAGTGGGTATGAGAGGGCGTTGCCACATTGACGTTGTCATAACAGTCGCTAAAGGAGCCAATGGGCAgttggagcaaaaaaaaaaaaacatttgctggCAGAATGCGGAGCCTTTGTGCAACACcagaaggagaaggaagagCAAGAATGGATTACGTGCTGAGTTCCTCCTCTTGACTTTAGCTCCTCTGTGGGAGGCCATGCAGATGAAAGAGGAGCTCTGGTCTGCTGTGTGACCATCCAAAGCCATTTGAGACTTCTGGTCCAAACTTCATCCTGCAGGAAAATAACTCTCTAAACCATGTTACTCAATAGAGAAGGGACagttccaaacaaacaaacaaacaaaaaaactcaaaaacttGTATCTGCTATTTAGTCACCCTTGTAAAGCATTATCCCATGATAACCCTCCCACTCACTAGTTGGTCATCTGAGCCATGAATTTTTGTGAATGATTCAACaacttaggaaaaaaaaagaagaaatcagTCAGGACTTGTGCTCCATTGAGAATATTTAGTTACTTGTTTCAAAAACCAAATATGCCCTTGGACTCCAAAGAGGAATCCTTCATTGATACACAGATGTTCCAGTGTTGAATTAACTCTGAGAAGAGTTGATACAACCCCACATCAACTACTTGATTTAAATCTCTCAGACTAAATTTGACCGTGTATTTGATTTTCAAGGGAGACGGTCCCTTTTGTCCATTGTTTTGAGTTCTGTTGGGGTGTACAttcattctctgtgttctgtatttaaGTCTATGATTGGTCATAGGTGATAGAAAGCTTTGAGGAGCTGGAGACTGAAGACTGCCCTGGCAGTCAGGGGACGAACAAAAGGGCCTAAACTCTACCTGCAATATTTTGTTGAATGCCTTAATgatggatttgtttgtttccctgtatagtgtggttttgtgtgtgtgagtgtgtgtgtgagtgtgtgtgtgtgtgtgtatgtgtttgtgtgtctttctgtctgtctgtactagTTGGAGGACATGTTGGTTGTGTTATTTACTGCACAAGTTACCTCTCCATTGACAGGCTGCTTCTGCTAGTCTTAGGTGAAGAAATGTAATAGGTACTTTTCCACCAAATATGCAAAATGCTCTAAAGCTTATTTTCATAGAGAAATTCAGTGATTTGAAATTCCATTTTGGTCAAGAATGCCATTTAAATCATTGCCACACTGACTTCACAGTGAAACTGAGTTACATTTCAGATAATTTGTATTGAATTTGCTTCGCCTTTACACACAGTCCATTAGAAATTACTTCTAGAGTAAGAAATCAGTTTTGAATCATTTCTGGGAATATGGCTTGGACTATTTTCTATCTTTAATGGCCATTATTAGACCTAAGAACCTAGTAcaagtgtttgtgttagtgtatcaAACACACCGTGTCACGCTTTTTTAGAATATCAAACAGTGTGACACTTAAGCCATGAGATGTCTGTGGGAGGGAACGAATGAGTCCAACCAATCTTACTCTTTAAGTTCACTTAGAGGGGAGAGTAACATACTATGCCCTGGGCATCTCAAGAGAGATCTGTGTTTAATAGTAAAGAGAACTCATTAAGTGAAAATAGAGCTTTTATCTGTCATTGAGCTTCACATACCGTTCAGTTTTTTCCAATTCTCTGGTGATCTGCCGCTgtcatttgcattgttttaattaagtttttgtctttttttttttttacttttcagcaTATTTTGTATTGCCATTTGTGTGGTTTTAAATGGTCTTATTTCTGGCTGAATTGAACTGTGGGCTCTTCAGTATTTTTTAATCCCATATTGTTGGTAGAAAGTGCTTCAAAATACAAAAGGTGATTTCAACCGTATCACAAAAGTTCCCACTGCTTTAAAGGAAGCACGCCAAGTTTTCTCTTAAAGAActgtaaaaaatacattttagatGCATTTTCCAGTATGCTCTGCAGTGGTCCAGTGTTAAGAATATTACACATCAGAAAAACATCCAAACCTCGCAGGAAATCTTTCACATCATACCACAAACACTGAGTAACAACTGTGCTGTCTTGTTCTTTAAACAGGGGGAATAAACGGAGCATGAAACTTGTTGACACCACGTCACCCTAATGATCATCTTCCAGAAATCCCCAGAACACACACCAGGAGGAATGTGTGTGAACTGGATTTACCATGTGTCCATTACTGTATGAATGAGAGAATCTTTTTTGCTCCATTCTGCCTTTGAAAATCAATGAGTGTTTTCTCTGTATCAATCAATCTgctgtatatagatatatatatttaaatatagatatatatctCATGTAGTGTTTTAAATATGGATGTAGAGGACAGATTATGCAGTGCATTGGTGATGAGCTATCgacagatataaacacagaaCTAATGGAAGTGTCATtcttattaaaatgaaagacattacAGAATACAACTACACCGCTGAATCAGACCTTTTTTGgcttctttttaaaatagatTTCAACAAAGATGTTACACTGGACATTACCATTGAATAAATGTAAGctgtaataaaaaatatatcTTATGACTGACATATTCTTTTCCCTATTGGAAAATACTCCTTTACTTATTGGTGATCTGACTTTTTAATGGAAATGTTGtagagaaaggagagatagTTGAAGTTCCTGTTGACATCCAGAGTAAAATTGCACAGTCTTAATCCAACATGCAGCCAAATTAATGATAGGCCCTGAGAAAAGCTCCTCACcttgaatttttaaaatatgtcaaaGCAAACACCCAGTTACTTGCATGAATGTTTGATAGACCACTAATTAGATCGTCCAGGTGTGACTGGGGAAGATTTTTCATAGCAGTGACAGTGACTTTATGTACCTTAGTAATTAGTCTTATAGCGAAAGTCTAATCCACAGTaatctttaaaatgtgtaaacagtCTCAGTTTATGTAAATCTAGAATCCATGCCAGCAGGTGATGCACTAATATATCTGTTCCCATTTAGATTCAGTGAACTTTAGGCTGattttgtcagttttaattTATGATGTTATATTGTGCCCCAATAACTGTAAAAAGCCTATACATAAGAGAAATTTTAGCCCAAGATATATTGAACCCAAAAGATacttgtgtgtttctctgcagccTTTTCTTATGTGTGCCACATAACACATCGTGCAATGGCTTGACACACTAGCGGTAGGTAGTATAAAGTGTGTACCCATTTGACAATTCTAACAGGTTTCATGTACTTATTGTGTGATTCTGACCAGTGTTCAGTAATCTCTGAATAAATAACACAGAAGCACATTTCGGAAAAGGGATTCTGAATACAGTTCTGAGTAAAAACAACCTCATAATGAAAATAACAGTGCACCATGAATCAATTTATTCCACAAAAGTAAAGTACCAGGATAGAGGGTTGTACTGCAATGTCCTAATGACGGTATGTAATGAAAGTACCAGGAGCAATCTCAGCCTAAGCCTCTCTGGAGTCAGGGTAGTCCTACCTCAATTAAccca contains:
- the mmp16b gene encoding matrix metalloproteinase-16 — translated: MLWLWSTLWMLCTASEEGRNFSVEEWLKRYGYLHHTDPRMAVLYSAQSMQSAVAAMQRNYGLNITGALDKNTIDWMRRPRCGVPDHLSGLPKSRSRKRRYALTGQKWQRTHITYSIKNITPKVGARETHDAIRRAFDVWQGVTPLRFEAVPYIALESGKRDVDITIIFASGFHGDSSPFDGEGGFLAHAYFPGPGIGGDTHFDSDEPWTLGNPNHDGNDLFLVAVHELGHALGLEHSNDPTAIMAPFYQYMDTDNFKLPHDDLQGIQKIYGPPDKNPQPTRLLTTAPSPRLHSDPRKHDRQSRPHRPPQKAKPAHPNSKPNICDGGFNTLAILRQELFVFKDQWFWRVRDNSVVPGYPMQINYFWRGLPPKIDAVYENSEGKFVFFKGNQFWVFKDTTLQPTYPQDISLFGSGMPTQNIETAVWWEDVAKTYFFKGDRYWRYNEEMRTMDPGYPKPITVWKGIPDSPQGAFVDKANGFTYFYKGKEYWKFNNQRLRVEQGYPRSILRDFMGCDGLPADPDWDWSPPQEDEELHYDNDNHDDVDIVLKLANAGGTEQAVAIAIPCILALCMMVLLYTIFRFKRKDTQRHILYCKRSMQEWV